Part of the Aquabacterium sp. NJ1 genome, GACGCTTTTATCGCGGCAAGCTCACAACGCCAATCTGCCCCATACTGGGCACCGACTCGGTATCCTGGATGGATGGTCGCGTGCAATGCGATCGGGCGCACCAGCGCTGATCCAGCACGACCAGTCATTGCCGCAACCACCCTGGCGCCAGAAGCACGGACCAATCACCTCAACGCCCGGAGAGCTTCATCACGAACTCAACCAGTTGGACCACGTTGTGACGCCATTGGCGTTCCGCGGCAATGTAAGCCCGAGCTGCAACCCCCACCTGGTGAAGCGCCTGGGTGTCCACACTCTTGGACAGCACCATGCTCACCGCCTCATCCAAACGGCCTGGCGTAAAGGTCCACCCCGTCACCCCCTCTTTTAAAACCTCCCGAATAGGCAGGAAATTAGGGGCCACTGGCGCGATACCGCACGCCATGAACTCAAACAGTTTCATGGGTGAGGTGTAGTCGCCAGCACTGGGCAAAATGGCCATATCCATGGCGGCCAGCAAGCCCGGCACATCGTCGTGTGCCACGCGCCCAGCCAGGATCACCTGATCCTGCAGCCCGCGCTTGCGCACAAACTCGCTCACCTCCGGGAATGTGGAGCCATCGCCAACCAGCAGCAAAACCAGATCGGGACGCGCCTTGAGTTGGTCCGCGATCTCAAAAACAAACTTGTCAATTGCATGCCAGGGCAGGAAGGCACCCAAGTAACCACAGACCACCTTGCCGTCAAGTTTCCACTTGGCGCGGGCAGCCGCGCGCTGTTCTGGCGTCGAAGTGAATTTGTCGATATTGGCCGCGTTGGGTGTGATGATGGCCGGCGCGATCGTGCCGTGTGCGGCCTGGATGCGGTCGCGGAACACGCTCGACACGAACACCAGACCGGCGGCATTGCGGAATGTCCAGCCTTCAATGGCTTTGGCCATGCGCAGGAAGTAAAGCGGCCTCACACGCTCGACCATGGCCGAATCGTTGACCTCCAGAATCATCGGAATCTTTTTCAGCTTAGCCAGCCAAACGACCGCAAACATGAACAGCGAGTAACGCTCATAGATGAAATCAACCCTGCCTTTGCTGGACAGGTGGCGCCATACGCGCCACGCCGCGACGGCGTTGTAGGCCAGCTCGGTAAGCTCGAAAAGCGGCTCCGGGAAACGCGCGACCAGCTTCATCAGCGGGGTAGCCTGCCGAGTTGGGGACATCGTTTTGGGCGAAGCATAAGGGTCAGCGCCCGGCAGAGAAATGATGTCCACCTCCACGCCGTCTGCACGCAAGGCGTCCGTGATCCCACGAATGTGCACCCCCTCAACCGCCTTACCCTGCGTACGGTGGTGATACAGCACCCGCTCCACCAGCTTGCTCAGTTTCTCATCCATGCTCGACACATCCCATGTTCTCAATCGATCTATTCGAAGCCAAAGCTCAGCGACTTGTACGACGCCACGA contains:
- a CDS encoding glycosyltransferase family 4 protein, whose amino-acid sequence is MDEKLSKLVERVLYHHRTQGKAVEGVHIRGITDALRADGVEVDIISLPGADPYASPKTMSPTRQATPLMKLVARFPEPLFELTELAYNAVAAWRVWRHLSSKGRVDFIYERYSLFMFAVVWLAKLKKIPMILEVNDSAMVERVRPLYFLRMAKAIEGWTFRNAAGLVFVSSVFRDRIQAAHGTIAPAIITPNAANIDKFTSTPEQRAAARAKWKLDGKVVCGYLGAFLPWHAIDKFVFEIADQLKARPDLVLLLVGDGSTFPEVSEFVRKRGLQDQVILAGRVAHDDVPGLLAAMDMAILPSAGDYTSPMKLFEFMACGIAPVAPNFLPIREVLKEGVTGWTFTPGRLDEAVSMVLSKSVDTQALHQVGVAARAYIAAERQWRHNVVQLVEFVMKLSGR